The Amycolatopsis viridis genome window below encodes:
- a CDS encoding DUF4383 domain-containing protein — MSRTEHARVRAAGFQPVQGLAALVGLVYLAVGIVGFVRTGLGSFTGNQHQMLLGFMINPLHNLVHTVIGVLGLVFAASSPSARTFGWILFIGYGLIGIWGLMVTGVISSNPVSGLGNPLNLNSADNWLHLVTAVLGLIIAIMPARKRAQMESTDTGTTAATGGGMQQPVVTGNDVPGNADVPTRPVPQQTGADEPGRHRTSRWRAHRPGHTTH; from the coding sequence ATGTCTCGTACCGAACACGCCCGCGTCCGGGCTGCCGGCTTCCAGCCGGTCCAGGGACTCGCCGCGCTCGTCGGCCTGGTCTACCTCGCCGTGGGCATCGTCGGGTTCGTGCGGACCGGGCTCGGCAGCTTCACCGGCAACCAGCACCAGATGCTCCTGGGCTTCATGATCAACCCCTTGCACAACCTGGTCCACACGGTGATCGGTGTGCTCGGCCTGGTGTTCGCCGCGAGCTCACCCTCGGCACGCACCTTCGGCTGGATCCTGTTCATCGGGTACGGGCTGATCGGCATCTGGGGCCTGATGGTCACCGGGGTGATCTCGTCGAACCCCGTGTCCGGCCTCGGCAACCCGCTCAACCTGAACTCGGCCGACAACTGGCTGCACCTGGTGACCGCCGTCCTGGGTCTGATCATCGCGATCATGCCGGCACGCAAGAGGGCGCAGATGGAGTCCACGGACACCGGTACCACCGCCGCCACGGGCGGCGGGATGCAGCAGCCGGTGGTGACCGGGAACGACGTGCCGGGCAACGCGGACGTCCCGACCCGCCCGGTGCCGCAGCAGACCGGCGCGGACGAACCCGGCCGGCACCGCACCTCGCGCTGGCGGGCGCACCGGCCGGGACACACCACGCACTGA
- the rdgB gene encoding RdgB/HAM1 family non-canonical purine NTP pyrophosphatase, which produces MSRVLLATRNAKKLGELRRILAAEGIGGLEVVGLSDVPEFPEAPETGATFEENALAKARDAVAATSLPAVADDSGLTVDALNGMPGVLSARWSGRHGDDQANLDLVLAQLTDTPDERRGAAFVCAAALVLPDGTETVVRGEWRGALLREARGSNGFGYDPIFRPEGENRTSAEMAPAEKDAASHRGRALRALLPALRELAGH; this is translated from the coding sequence GTGAGCCGCGTCCTGCTGGCCACGCGCAACGCCAAGAAGCTCGGCGAACTGCGGCGGATCCTGGCGGCCGAGGGCATCGGCGGGCTCGAGGTCGTGGGCCTGTCGGACGTGCCGGAGTTCCCCGAGGCGCCGGAGACCGGCGCGACGTTCGAGGAGAACGCGCTGGCCAAGGCGCGGGACGCGGTGGCCGCCACGTCGTTGCCCGCGGTGGCGGACGACTCGGGTCTGACGGTCGACGCGCTGAACGGCATGCCCGGTGTGCTCTCCGCCCGCTGGTCCGGACGGCACGGCGACGACCAGGCCAACCTCGACCTGGTGCTGGCGCAGCTCACCGACACGCCGGACGAGCGGCGCGGCGCGGCTTTCGTGTGCGCGGCCGCACTGGTGCTGCCGGACGGTACCGAGACGGTCGTGCGCGGTGAGTGGCGTGGCGCCCTGCTCCGGGAAGCCCGCGGCAGCAACGGGTTCGGCTACGACCCGATCTTCCGGCCGGAGGGGGAGAACCGCACGTCGGCGGAGATGGCACCGGCCGAAAAGGACGCTGCCTCGCACCGCGGACGGGCGCTGCGGGCGCTGCTGCCCGCGCTGCGGGAGCTGGCCGGACACTGA
- a CDS encoding SDR family NAD(P)-dependent oxidoreductase, whose product MSETVLVLGGRSEIGLAVARKLAGGGGKFVLAARRCGDLDDEETSLRRAGASEVARVEFDADDVARHRGVLDAVVAEHGPLATVVVAFGVLGDQERAERDAAHAMAVIHTDYVAHVSILTELANLLRAQGHGRLVVFSSVAGVRVRRANYVYGSAKAGLDGFASGLADALHGSGVRLLLVRPGFVIGRMTEGMSAAPFASTPEQVATATVRALHRGRGEVWVPPVLRPVFFLMRLLPRPVWRRLPR is encoded by the coding sequence GTGAGCGAAACAGTGCTGGTGCTCGGCGGGCGCAGTGAGATCGGCCTCGCCGTCGCGCGGAAACTCGCGGGTGGCGGAGGAAAGTTCGTGCTCGCGGCCCGGCGCTGCGGCGACCTCGACGACGAGGAGACGTCGCTGCGCCGGGCCGGCGCGTCGGAGGTGGCGCGGGTCGAGTTCGACGCCGACGACGTGGCCCGGCACCGCGGGGTGCTGGACGCGGTCGTCGCCGAACACGGTCCACTGGCGACCGTCGTGGTCGCGTTCGGCGTCCTGGGCGACCAGGAGCGGGCCGAACGCGACGCGGCGCACGCGATGGCCGTGATCCACACCGACTACGTGGCGCACGTGAGCATCCTGACCGAGCTGGCGAACCTGTTGCGGGCGCAGGGCCACGGCCGGCTCGTGGTGTTCTCCTCGGTGGCCGGCGTGCGGGTGCGGCGGGCGAACTACGTGTACGGCTCGGCGAAGGCCGGGCTGGACGGCTTCGCGAGCGGCCTCGCCGACGCGCTGCACGGCAGCGGCGTGCGGCTGCTGCTGGTGCGGCCCGGTTTCGTCATCGGCCGGATGACCGAGGGCATGTCGGCGGCCCCGTTCGCCAGCACACCGGAGCAGGTGGCCACGGCCACGGTCCGTGCCCTGCACCGCGGGCGTGGCGAAGTGTGGGTACCGCCTGTGTTGCGCCCGGTGTTCTTCCTGATGCGGCTGCTGCCGCGGCCGGTCTGGCGGCGCCTCCCCCGCTGA
- a CDS encoding LamB/YcsF family protein, giving the protein MSAPATTATIDLNCDVGEGFGAWRIADDEALLDVVTGANVACGFHAGDPSTMRHVCEAAVQRGVTIGAHVGYRDLAGFGRRFLDVDPVELIDEILYQLGALDALAGASGGEIAYVKPHGALYNAIATHEKQAGAVAEAVWQYDPTLPVLGQPGSRWLARAAEIGLTTIAEAFADRGYSPDGRLLPRREPGAVLTDPDEVARRCVRLVRDGEVVAVDGTVIPLQAGSLCVHSDTPGAVALATAARTALVSAGVEVRSFA; this is encoded by the coding sequence ATGAGCGCCCCCGCGACCACCGCCACCATCGATCTGAACTGCGACGTGGGCGAAGGGTTCGGCGCCTGGCGGATCGCCGACGACGAGGCCCTGCTGGACGTCGTGACCGGCGCCAACGTGGCCTGTGGCTTCCACGCCGGTGACCCCTCGACCATGCGGCACGTGTGCGAGGCGGCGGTGCAGCGCGGGGTCACCATCGGCGCCCACGTCGGGTACCGGGACCTGGCCGGGTTCGGCCGCCGGTTCCTCGACGTGGACCCCGTCGAACTCATCGACGAGATCCTCTACCAGCTGGGTGCGCTCGACGCACTGGCCGGCGCGTCGGGCGGCGAGATCGCCTACGTCAAGCCGCACGGCGCGCTGTACAACGCCATCGCCACGCACGAGAAGCAGGCGGGCGCGGTGGCCGAGGCGGTGTGGCAGTACGACCCGACGCTGCCGGTGCTCGGGCAGCCCGGATCCCGGTGGCTGGCGCGGGCTGCCGAGATCGGGCTGACCACGATCGCCGAGGCGTTCGCCGACCGCGGGTACTCGCCCGACGGGCGGCTCCTCCCCCGGCGCGAGCCGGGGGCGGTGCTGACCGACCCGGACGAGGTCGCGCGGCGGTGCGTCCGGCTGGTGCGGGACGGCGAGGTGGTGGCCGTGGACGGCACGGTCATCCCCCTCCAGGCGGGTTCGCTGTGCGTGCACAGCGACACCCCGGGCGCGGTGGCGCTGGCCACCGCGGCCCGTACCGCGCTGGTGTCGGCCGGGGTCGAGGTGCGGAGTTTCGCATGA
- a CDS encoding MFS transporter: protein MTASTETTDKRSLRRAFVASLSGTTLEYYDFAAYSVAAATLFGKLFFPSGDALAGTMAAFSTYAVGYLARPLGGFVFGRLGDKLGRKQVLVFTLLLTGIATFLIGVLPTHASVGGWAAVLLVLLRFAQGVGVGGEWGGAVLLSSEFGDPKKRGFWASAAQIGPPAGNLLANGVIALLTALLSTAAFESWGWRVAFLLSGVLVLFGLWLRMKLEETPVFKKIAESGEKPKAPLREVFTQEPRALIAGILVRICPDVLYSLFTVFVLTYMTSELHMTRSQGLTAVMIGSAFQLFLMPAAGALSDRFNRRTMYMVGTIAAAVWPFLFFPLAGTKSYLAIAVGMVVALAIHALLYGPQAALITEQFSERLRYTGSSLAYTLASVVGGAVAPLIFTALIASYHSWVAVALYVVVTAVLTGIGVTLARKTPVETVAVPAPTAEVAR, encoded by the coding sequence ATGACCGCTTCAACTGAGACCACGGACAAGCGCTCCCTGCGCCGCGCGTTCGTGGCGAGCTTGTCCGGCACCACCCTCGAGTACTACGACTTCGCGGCCTACTCGGTGGCGGCCGCGACGCTGTTCGGCAAGCTGTTCTTCCCCTCCGGGGACGCGCTCGCCGGCACCATGGCGGCGTTCTCCACGTACGCGGTCGGCTACCTGGCCCGCCCGCTCGGCGGGTTCGTCTTCGGGCGGCTCGGCGACAAGCTGGGCCGCAAGCAGGTGCTCGTGTTCACCCTGCTGCTGACCGGTATCGCCACGTTCCTGATCGGTGTCCTGCCCACCCACGCCTCGGTCGGCGGCTGGGCCGCCGTGCTGCTGGTGCTGCTGCGCTTCGCGCAGGGTGTCGGTGTCGGTGGTGAATGGGGTGGCGCCGTGCTGCTCTCCAGTGAGTTCGGCGACCCGAAGAAGCGCGGCTTCTGGGCCTCGGCCGCGCAGATCGGCCCGCCGGCAGGCAACCTGCTGGCCAACGGTGTGATCGCGCTGCTGACCGCGCTGCTGAGCACCGCCGCCTTCGAGTCCTGGGGCTGGCGCGTCGCGTTCCTGCTGTCCGGTGTCCTGGTGCTGTTCGGCCTGTGGCTGCGGATGAAGCTCGAGGAGACCCCGGTCTTCAAGAAGATCGCCGAGAGCGGCGAGAAGCCGAAGGCCCCGCTCAGGGAGGTCTTCACGCAGGAGCCGCGGGCACTCATCGCCGGCATCCTGGTCCGCATCTGCCCGGACGTGCTGTACTCGCTGTTCACGGTCTTCGTCCTCACCTACATGACCAGCGAGCTGCACATGACCCGCAGCCAGGGCCTGACCGCGGTGATGATCGGTTCGGCGTTCCAGCTGTTCCTGATGCCGGCCGCCGGCGCGCTGTCCGACCGGTTCAACCGCCGCACGATGTACATGGTGGGCACGATCGCCGCGGCGGTCTGGCCGTTCCTGTTCTTCCCGCTGGCCGGCACCAAGTCCTACCTGGCCATCGCCGTCGGCATGGTCGTGGCGCTCGCGATCCACGCCCTGCTCTACGGCCCGCAGGCCGCGCTGATCACCGAGCAGTTCTCCGAGCGCCTGCGCTACACCGGCAGCTCGCTGGCCTACACCCTGGCCAGTGTGGTCGGCGGTGCGGTCGCCCCGCTGATCTTCACCGCGCTGATCGCCAGCTACCACTCCTGGGTCGCGGTGGCGCTCTACGTCGTGGTGACCGCGGTGCTGACCGGCATCGGTGTCACGCTCGCCCGGAAGACGCCCGTGGAGACTGTCGCGGTTCCGGCTCCGACGGCGGAAGTCGCACGATGA
- a CDS encoding MBL fold metallo-hydrolase, with product MRLTILGCSGSVPGPGEPASGYLLEADGFLLGVEFGNGVFAELQTRHDPFDLGALVLSHLHPDHCADFTALTVLRRYHPAPPYDPAARRLPVHAPANAPVRLAMAYAPNETELAETDLSDVYEFHALTTDPVKIGPFEVTAVPVSHPTEAFGLRVRHAGRTLAYTGDTGPCDALTELVRNADVLLAEASWTDAADRPPGVHLSGKQAGELARDAGVSRLLITHVAPWSDRDAIRAEATAAFPGAALVERGAVYDI from the coding sequence GTGCGACTGACGATCCTCGGCTGTTCGGGCAGTGTGCCCGGCCCGGGCGAGCCCGCGTCCGGGTACCTGCTCGAAGCGGACGGTTTCCTGCTGGGTGTCGAGTTCGGCAACGGCGTGTTCGCCGAGCTGCAGACGCGGCACGACCCCTTTGACCTCGGCGCGCTCGTGTTGTCGCACCTGCACCCGGACCACTGCGCCGACTTCACCGCGCTGACTGTGCTGCGCCGCTACCACCCGGCACCGCCGTACGACCCGGCCGCGCGCCGTCTGCCGGTGCACGCTCCCGCGAACGCGCCGGTGCGGCTGGCGATGGCCTACGCACCGAACGAGACGGAACTGGCCGAGACCGACCTGTCCGACGTCTACGAGTTCCACGCGTTGACCACCGATCCGGTGAAGATCGGCCCCTTCGAGGTCACCGCGGTTCCGGTGTCCCACCCGACCGAGGCGTTCGGGCTGCGGGTGCGGCACGCCGGCCGGACGCTGGCCTACACCGGCGACACCGGACCGTGCGACGCCCTCACCGAGCTGGTCCGCAACGCCGACGTGCTGCTCGCCGAGGCGTCCTGGACCGACGCGGCGGACCGGCCGCCGGGCGTGCACCTGTCCGGGAAGCAGGCCGGCGAGCTGGCGCGCGACGCCGGCGTGTCGCGGCTGCTGATCACGCACGTCGCGCCGTGGAGCGACCGGGACGCCATCCGCGCCGAGGCCACCGCGGCGTTCCCGGGCGCGGCGCTCGTCGAGCGCGGCGCGGTCTACGACATCTGA
- the pxpB gene encoding 5-oxoprolinase subunit PxpB gives MNIRRCGDQALLVDVGDGGIDAVLGLYSALSDPRPDGVTELVPAARTLLVRFDPAIIGAGELAELLAGTEPVPAQAMRGELVEIPVHYDGADLAEVGEHTGLGPDGVVEMHTAAEYTVAFGGFAPGFGYLTGLHPKLHLPRRATPRTHVPAGAVAIAGEFTGIYPRSSPGGWQLVGRTEIPLWDPARRPPALLRPGTRIRFREVR, from the coding sequence ATGAACATCCGGCGATGCGGGGACCAGGCGCTGCTCGTGGACGTCGGCGACGGCGGGATCGATGCGGTGCTCGGGCTGTACTCCGCGCTGTCCGACCCCCGGCCCGACGGCGTGACGGAACTGGTGCCGGCGGCGCGCACCCTGCTGGTGCGCTTCGACCCGGCGATCATCGGGGCCGGTGAGCTGGCGGAGCTGCTGGCGGGCACCGAACCGGTGCCCGCCCAGGCGATGCGCGGCGAGCTGGTGGAGATCCCGGTGCACTACGACGGCGCGGACCTGGCCGAGGTCGGCGAACACACCGGCCTCGGCCCGGACGGTGTCGTCGAGATGCACACCGCCGCCGAGTACACAGTGGCGTTCGGCGGCTTCGCTCCCGGGTTCGGGTACCTGACCGGGTTGCACCCGAAGCTGCACCTGCCGCGGCGGGCCACGCCGCGGACGCACGTGCCCGCGGGTGCGGTCGCCATCGCCGGTGAGTTCACCGGCATCTACCCGCGGTCCTCCCCGGGCGGCTGGCAGCTGGTCGGCCGGACCGAGATCCCGCTGTGGGACCCGGCCCGTCGTCCGCCGGCCCTGCTGCGGCCGGGTACCCGCATTCGCTTCCGGGAGGTTCGATGA
- a CDS encoding GntR family transcriptional regulator — MGSMLSTGLEADRLLLGRTSTAERLADILRARITEGYFEPGSRLSEEAIGGALGVSRNTLREAFRLLTHEKLLVHELNRGVFVRRLSVEDVIDLYKVRKLVECAVLREIDSPPGDKLRAVEAAVADGEDAKKRQAWRELGTANIHFHQALITLAGSPRVDELVRGLLAELRLVFHVMADPQPFHEPYLERNREILDRLRTGDGAAAERLLAAYLDDAENQLVTAYRTGM; from the coding sequence ATGGGCTCGATGCTCAGCACCGGGCTCGAAGCGGACCGCCTGCTGCTCGGGCGCACGAGCACCGCCGAACGCCTGGCGGACATCCTGCGTGCACGCATCACGGAGGGCTACTTCGAGCCTGGCAGCCGGCTGTCCGAGGAGGCGATAGGCGGGGCGCTGGGCGTCTCCCGCAACACCCTGCGGGAGGCGTTCCGGCTGCTCACCCACGAGAAGCTGCTGGTCCACGAGCTGAACCGGGGCGTGTTCGTGCGCCGCCTCTCGGTCGAGGACGTGATCGACCTGTACAAGGTGCGCAAGCTCGTCGAGTGCGCGGTGCTGCGGGAGATCGACAGCCCGCCGGGGGACAAGCTGCGGGCGGTGGAGGCCGCGGTGGCCGACGGTGAGGACGCGAAGAAGCGCCAGGCCTGGCGTGAGCTGGGCACCGCCAACATCCACTTCCACCAGGCGCTGATCACGCTCGCCGGCAGTCCCCGGGTTGACGAGCTGGTGCGCGGGCTGCTCGCCGAGCTGCGGCTGGTCTTCCACGTGATGGCCGACCCGCAGCCGTTCCACGAGCCGTACCTGGAGCGCAACCGGGAGATCCTGGACCGGCTCCGTACTGGTGACGGCGCCGCCGCGGAGCGCCTGCTGGCCGCCTACCTCGACGACGCGGAGAACCAGCTGGTCACCGCCTACCGGACCGGCATGTAG
- the rph gene encoding ribonuclease PH: MVRKDGRNDDQLRDVQITRGFQQWPAGSVLIEFGNTKVLCAASVSEGVPRWRAGSGLGWVTAEYAMLPSATHDRSDRESVKGRVGGRTHEISRLIGRALRACIDLSALGENTIQLDCDVIQADGGTRTAAITGGYVALADAVTWLAAAGRLADPQPLSAMVSAVSVGVVDGRVRLDLPYEEDSRAEVDMNVVCTDAGTLIEVQGTGEGATFTRSTLDKMLDLAQAGCAELTRLQQAALAQPYPHELPEPATGKKKGAK; this comes from the coding sequence GTGGTGCGAAAAGACGGCAGGAACGACGACCAGCTCCGCGACGTGCAGATCACGCGGGGATTCCAGCAGTGGCCCGCCGGCTCGGTGCTCATCGAGTTCGGCAACACGAAGGTGCTCTGCGCGGCCAGCGTCAGCGAGGGCGTGCCCCGGTGGCGCGCCGGATCGGGCCTGGGCTGGGTGACGGCCGAGTACGCGATGCTCCCCTCGGCCACGCACGACCGCAGCGACCGTGAATCGGTGAAGGGCCGCGTCGGCGGCCGGACCCACGAGATCAGCCGGCTCATCGGCCGCGCACTGCGGGCCTGCATCGATTTGTCGGCGCTCGGCGAGAACACGATCCAGCTCGACTGCGACGTGATCCAGGCCGACGGCGGCACCCGGACGGCCGCGATCACCGGTGGGTACGTGGCGCTGGCCGACGCGGTCACCTGGCTCGCCGCGGCCGGGCGGCTGGCCGATCCGCAACCGCTGTCGGCGATGGTGTCCGCGGTCAGCGTCGGCGTGGTGGACGGGCGCGTGCGCCTGGACCTGCCGTACGAGGAGGACTCGCGGGCCGAGGTCGACATGAACGTGGTCTGCACCGACGCCGGCACCCTCATCGAGGTGCAGGGCACCGGCGAGGGCGCCACCTTCACCCGCTCCACTTTGGACAAGATGCTGGACCTGGCGCAGGCCGGCTGCGCGGAGCTCACCCGGTTGCAGCAGGCCGCGCTGGCGCAGCCCTACCCGCACGAGCTGCCCGAGCCGGCCACCGGCAAGAAGAAGGGCGCGAAGTGA
- the bcp gene encoding thioredoxin-dependent thiol peroxidase: MTDPQRLAPGEKAPDFTLPDSTGKQVSLSDFRGSHVVVYFYPAAGTPGCTKQACDFRDNLAELDGAGYQVLGISPDKPEKLAKFADAEGLTFPLLSDPDKTVLTEWGAFGEKKNYGRVVQGVIRSTFVIDPEGTIVKAMYNVRATGHVAKLLKDLQIAA; encoded by the coding sequence ATGACTGACCCGCAGCGGCTCGCCCCCGGCGAGAAGGCCCCCGACTTCACCCTCCCCGACAGCACGGGCAAGCAGGTGTCGCTGTCCGACTTCCGCGGCAGCCACGTCGTCGTCTACTTCTACCCCGCGGCCGGCACGCCCGGGTGCACCAAGCAGGCGTGCGACTTCCGGGACAACCTCGCCGAGCTCGACGGCGCCGGTTACCAGGTGCTCGGCATCTCGCCGGACAAGCCGGAGAAGCTCGCGAAGTTCGCCGACGCCGAGGGGCTGACGTTCCCGCTGCTGTCCGATCCGGACAAGACCGTGCTCACCGAGTGGGGCGCCTTCGGCGAGAAGAAGAACTACGGCCGCGTCGTCCAGGGCGTCATCCGGTCGACCTTCGTGATCGACCCCGAGGGCACGATCGTCAAGGCGATGTACAACGTCCGCGCGACCGGCCACGTGGCGAAGCTGCTCAAGGACCTGCAGATCGCCGCCTGA
- a CDS encoding ABC transporter permease — translation MSAPLDAPPAAWAEPDPVRRLLSRVGTMCLVELQKLRRDRSELVTRAIQPALWLLIFGETFTRLRAIPTGDTPYLDFLAPGILAQSALFIAIFYGIQIIWERDAGVLGKLLVTPTPRAALVTGKAFAAGVRAFVQAVIVLVLAAILGVGLTANPLKLIGAALAVVLGSAFFCCLSIVIAGLVLSRERLMGIGQAITMPLFFASNALYPVDLMPHWLRVLSRVNPLSYEVDALRGLLIGTVHHLWVDFAVLAGSAAVAIAVASALLGRLVR, via the coding sequence GTGTCCGCGCCGCTCGACGCACCGCCCGCCGCCTGGGCTGAACCCGATCCGGTCCGCCGCCTGCTGTCCCGCGTGGGCACGATGTGCCTGGTGGAGCTGCAGAAGCTGCGCCGCGATCGCTCCGAACTCGTCACCCGCGCGATCCAGCCGGCGCTGTGGCTGCTGATCTTCGGCGAGACCTTCACCCGGCTGCGCGCCATCCCGACCGGGGACACGCCCTACCTGGACTTCCTCGCGCCCGGGATCCTCGCGCAGTCCGCGTTGTTCATCGCGATCTTCTACGGCATCCAGATCATCTGGGAACGCGACGCGGGCGTGCTGGGCAAGCTGCTGGTCACGCCGACACCGCGCGCCGCGCTGGTCACCGGCAAGGCGTTCGCGGCCGGGGTACGGGCGTTCGTGCAGGCGGTGATCGTGCTCGTCCTCGCCGCGATCCTGGGTGTCGGCCTGACCGCCAACCCGCTGAAGCTGATCGGCGCCGCGCTCGCCGTGGTGCTCGGTTCGGCGTTCTTCTGCTGCCTGTCGATCGTCATCGCCGGACTGGTGCTGTCCCGCGAACGGCTGATGGGCATCGGGCAGGCGATCACTATGCCGTTGTTCTTCGCCTCCAATGCACTCTATCCGGTGGACCTGATGCCGCATTGGCTGCGCGTGCTCAGCCGCGTGAACCCGCTCAGTTACGAGGTGGACGCCCTGCGCGGCCTGCTCATCGGCACCGTCCACCACCTCTGGGTGGACTTCGCGGTGCTCGCCGGGTCCGCCGCGGTCGCCATCGCGGTCGCATCCGCCCTGCTCGGACGGCTCGTGCGGTGA
- a CDS encoding 5-oxoprolinase subunit C family protein, translating to MIEVVRPGPLTTVQDLGRPGLAALGVGRSGAADRRSAALANRLVGNLDDAAVLETTFGGLVLRFRQVARVVVTGAPCPVRRGRRGEAMNAPFTVWPGEELVLGAPTSGLRTYLAVRGGIGVDKVLESRSTDLLAGLGPAALSEGDVLPIGRDECGPLPSVEVAPVPDPAGFGLTVRVMPGPRDDWFTAEALRTFATATYEVTSESNRVGVRLTGPVLERAREGELLSEGMVPGAIQVPPSGLPLVFLADHPVTGGYPVIGVVLTDDLPVMAQARPGQTVSFRLVSAALPAAA from the coding sequence ATGATCGAGGTGGTGCGGCCCGGGCCGTTGACCACGGTGCAGGACCTGGGACGTCCCGGACTGGCCGCCCTGGGGGTCGGCCGGTCCGGGGCCGCGGACCGGCGGTCGGCGGCGCTGGCGAACCGGCTCGTGGGCAACTTGGACGACGCCGCCGTCCTGGAGACCACGTTCGGCGGTCTGGTGCTGCGGTTCCGGCAGGTGGCGCGGGTCGTGGTGACCGGCGCACCCTGCCCGGTGCGCCGGGGCCGCCGCGGCGAGGCGATGAACGCGCCGTTCACCGTGTGGCCGGGCGAGGAGCTGGTGCTCGGTGCGCCGACCTCCGGCCTGCGCACCTACCTGGCGGTGCGCGGGGGGATCGGGGTGGACAAGGTGCTGGAGTCCCGGTCGACCGACCTGTTGGCCGGGCTGGGGCCGGCCGCGCTGAGCGAGGGCGACGTCCTGCCGATCGGCCGCGACGAATGCGGTCCGCTGCCGTCGGTGGAGGTCGCGCCGGTGCCCGATCCGGCCGGGTTCGGGCTGACGGTGCGCGTGATGCCCGGTCCGCGGGACGACTGGTTCACCGCGGAGGCGCTGCGGACCTTCGCCACCGCGACCTACGAGGTCACCTCGGAGAGCAACCGCGTCGGCGTGCGGCTGACCGGTCCGGTGCTGGAGCGCGCGCGGGAGGGCGAGCTGCTCAGCGAGGGCATGGTGCCGGGCGCGATCCAGGTGCCGCCGTCGGGGCTGCCGCTGGTGTTCCTCGCCGACCACCCGGTGACCGGTGGCTATCCGGTGATCGGCGTCGTGCTGACCGACGACCTGCCGGTGATGGCCCAGGCGCGGCCCGGGCAGACCGTCTCGTTCCGGCTCGTGTCCGCCGCTCTCCCGGCGGCGGCCTGA